GGCAAAGCCTCGCGCACCAGACGCCGGTCGAATGGACGCGCGTCGCGAAGCTGCCGGACTACGTCTATTTCCGCCATGACATCCACATCGCCAAAGGCGTCGGGTGCTCAGACTGTCACGGTCGCATCGATAAGATGGCATTGACCTATCGCGCAAAGCCCTTCACCATGGAGTTCTGCCTGGATTGCCATCGCGATCCGGCACCGAGACTGCGGCCGCCGGAGCACGTCACCGATATGGCGTGGACGCCGCCGGCCGACGCCGGCGCCAAAGGCGAGGCGATCGCGGCGCATGAAAGGATCCGCTTCGGCGAGCTCACCCATTGCACGGTGTGTCACCGATGAGGCGCCACCATCAATTCAAAAAGCCGCCCGGGCCCCTTGAAGGCCGGCAACGCCAGTGGTCGGGCATCGAGGAATTGTCCGGCGATCCAGCGTTCCAAGCCTTCGTCGATGCGGAGTATCCAGCCGTACAGCAGTTCTCGCCGACCGCCCGGCGGCAGTTCCTCAAACTGATGGGCGCGTCCTTCGCGCTGGCGGGACTTGCAGGTTGCGAGAAGAGCCCGTTCGTGGCCGCATTGCCCTATGTCGATCAACCCGACGGCGTGACGATCGGAACGCCACGTGGCTACGCCACTGCGGTCGTGTTCGACGGATATGCGCAGCCGGTGATCGCCACGACCTATTCGGGGCGGCCGACCAAGCTGGACGGCAATCTTGATCACCCCGTCACAGGCGGCCGTAGCGACCTTTTCATGCAGAGCGCGGTGCTCGGGCTCTACGACCCCGATCGTGCCAAGGCTCCGACACGCCGCGGCGAACCCGTGAGCTGGAAGGATGTGGTCGCGGCCATCGGCGTATTGCGCGAGGGATGGGCGAAGGATGGAGGAGAGGGGCTGCGGCTGCTGGTTGGTCCGATTACATCGCCGACATTGCTGCGGCAGCTCGATGCGTTACTGAAGCAGTATCCAAAAGCGCGGGTTCATCTCCATGTTCCGGCAGACATGTCTCCGCTGCAGTTCGCGGCGTATGGAAGGCGCCTGAACCTTCACTACGCGTTGGAACAATGCGACATCATTGTCAGCCTCGATGATGACTTTCTCGGCCCCGGCCTCGATCAGCTCCGCAACGCCCGGGGTTGGGCGGCATCCCGACGCCGGTTTTCCGATCGTCCTGGCAATCGCCTGTTCATGGCTGAGAGCGTGCCATCGGCGACCGGCGCGATGGCGAGCAATCGGCTGATTGCGGATGCGTCGCGCATGCCGCTTCTCGCGGAAGCATTGGCGAATGCGCTCGGTGTTTCCGACGCGGCCACTGGTGAACTCACGGAGCGCGAACGCGATTGGATCAAGCGCGCGGCTGATGCCTGCGGGAAGGCGCGCGGCAAGTCCTTGGTCGTCACCGATCTGGCCGGCGGCGAGGCGGCAGCGATTTGGGCCGCCAGGATCAATGATGCCCTTGGCAATGCCGGCCAGACACTGAAATTCACCGATCCGATTGCCGGCCCGGCAGACGTGGGGACACTGGTGGAACTGATCTCTGACATCGACGCGGACAAAGTCCGTTCGATCATCGTGATCGATTGCAATGCGGCCTACAGCTCCCCTGGCGAGCTGATGGCGGCGGAGGCGTTGCAGCGTGTGCGGACATCGCTTCATGTAGGGCTGCAGCGCGACGAATCTGGCGTGCTCTGCGAGTGGCAGCTTCCGCTCGCACATGCGCTGGAGAGCTGGAGCGACGCGCGTGCGGTCGATGGTACGGCGACCATCATCCAGCCCGTCATCGCGCCGTTCTACGACGTGAGGACCGTTCATCAAGTCCTCGCGATGCTGCTCGGCGAGATCGATCCTGCCTGCGATGCCGCCGTGCATGAGACCTGGCGGGCTGTTTTTGGCGACGCATTTTCGACGCACTGGAAGCAGGCGCTGCGCGATGGCTTCGTTCAGGGGGCGGCGCCCTTTGTCGACGCGAAGCCCGTCAGTAGAGCAGTCAGCGCTCCTTTGGCAAGTGAAGGGATCGACATCGTGTTTCGGCCCGACCCGACCATCTGGGACGGCCAGTTCGCCAATGTCGGCTGGCTGCAGGAACTCCCGAAGCCCCTGACCACGGTAACCTGGAGCAACGTCGTTGGGATCGCGCCCGATCTGGCGAGACGCATCGCCGTCACCAACGGCAATCACGTGGAGGTGCGAATTGGCGACCGCAGCATCACCGGCCCGGCCTGGATCATGCCGGGACAGGCCGGCAACACGGTCGCTCTCTATTTGGGTTATGGCCGGATGCGATCTGGGCGGGTTGGAGACGGGCTTGGTTACGATGCCTACCAGGTGCGCCCGGCCGATCGGCCGTGGCTCGCCAAGGGTACCCTGCGCAAGATCGACCAGACCGAAACGCTTGCGGTGACGCAGCTGCATCACCGCATGGAAGGGTTTGATCTCGTCCGCGCGGTGAATCCGGACGAGGTGACAAAGCCGGCATCGTCCGACCAGGCGAGCTCTTATCCAAAATGGGCGTCGTCGGAGAATGCCTGGGGCATGGTGATCGATCTTGATGCCTGCATCGGCTGCAATGCTTGCGTAGCGGCCTGTACGGCCGAGAACAACGTTCCGGTCGTGGGGGCCGACCAGGTC
This Bradyrhizobium sp. CCBAU 53421 DNA region includes the following protein-coding sequences:
- a CDS encoding cytochrome c3 family protein, with product MAQLFSPAADTWMRLFLVGSLSLMAGGTVGIIGFARSAYMTSTDVRPQQPVPFSHRHHAGELGIDCRYCHSNVERGPQAGLPPTETCMTCHSQIWTNASVLEPVRQSLAHQTPVEWTRVAKLPDYVYFRHDIHIAKGVGCSDCHGRIDKMALTYRAKPFTMEFCLDCHRDPAPRLRPPEHVTDMAWTPPADAGAKGEAIAAHERIRFGELTHCTVCHR
- a CDS encoding TAT-variant-translocated molybdopterin oxidoreductase is translated as MRRHHQFKKPPGPLEGRQRQWSGIEELSGDPAFQAFVDAEYPAVQQFSPTARRQFLKLMGASFALAGLAGCEKSPFVAALPYVDQPDGVTIGTPRGYATAVVFDGYAQPVIATTYSGRPTKLDGNLDHPVTGGRSDLFMQSAVLGLYDPDRAKAPTRRGEPVSWKDVVAAIGVLREGWAKDGGEGLRLLVGPITSPTLLRQLDALLKQYPKARVHLHVPADMSPLQFAAYGRRLNLHYALEQCDIIVSLDDDFLGPGLDQLRNARGWAASRRRFSDRPGNRLFMAESVPSATGAMASNRLIADASRMPLLAEALANALGVSDAATGELTERERDWIKRAADACGKARGKSLVVTDLAGGEAAAIWAARINDALGNAGQTLKFTDPIAGPADVGTLVELISDIDADKVRSIIVIDCNAAYSSPGELMAAEALQRVRTSLHVGLQRDESGVLCEWQLPLAHALESWSDARAVDGTATIIQPVIAPFYDVRTVHQVLAMLLGEIDPACDAAVHETWRAVFGDAFSTHWKQALRDGFVQGAAPFVDAKPVSRAVSAPLASEGIDIVFRPDPTIWDGQFANVGWLQELPKPLTTVTWSNVVGIAPDLARRIAVTNGNHVEVRIGDRSITGPAWIMPGQAGNTVALYLGYGRMRSGRVGDGLGYDAYQVRPADRPWLAKGTLRKIDQTETLAVTQLHHRMEGFDLVRAVNPDEVTKPASSDQASSYPKWASSENAWGMVIDLDACIGCNACVAACTAENNVPVVGADQVKVGREMHWLRIARYYDGTIEEPRSHFQPVPCMHCEDAPCEMGCPVHATTHSPEGLNQMVYNRCIGTRTCSSYCPYKVRRFNFFDYRAPAESPTQAAHNPDVTVRSRGVMEKCTYCVQRIEAAHVTADKESRPLRDGEVVTACQQACPTQAIVFGDIKDPNAEVARLKRDGRHYVLLEELGTRPRTTYLARWRDDGSGSGQG